DNA sequence from the Streptomyces canus genome:
CCTCGCGACCGTCCGCCCCCTCGAACCCATCGAGCTGCAGCTGCTCGACGCCCAGGGCTGCGTCCTGGTCGAGGACGTCACGGTCCCGGTGTCCCTGCCGCCGTTCGACAACAGCTCCATGGACGGGTACGCGGTGCGGGTCGCGGACGTGGCGGGCGCGAGCGAGGAGTTCCCGGCCGTCCTGGACGTCGTCGGGGACGTCGCGGCGGGCGAGGCGGAGTTGCTGCAGGTCGGTCCCGGGCAGGCCGCCCGCATCATGACCGGCGCCCCGCTGCCGCCCGGCGCCGAGACCGTCGTCCCCGTCGAGTGGACCGACGGAGGCCTCGGCGAGGGCCCGGTGACCGGGATGCGTGCCCGCAGTCTCGCCCCCGAGGGCGCCGAGGGACAGGTGCACGTGTACCGGCCCGCCGAGGCACGCGCGCACGTGCGCGCCGAGGGCAGCGACGTGCGGGCCGGCGACCGCGCCCTGGACGCCGGCACCGTCCTCGGCCCCCCGCAGATCGCCCTGCTCGCCGCCATCGGCCGCGGCACCGTCCGCGTGCGCCCGCGCCCGCGCGTGGTCGTCATGTCCACCGGCAGCGAACTCGTCCAGCCCGACGAGAGCCTGGGCACCGGCCAGATCTACGACTCCAACAGCTTCGCCCTCACCGCGGCCGCCCGGGACGCCGGCGCCATCGCCTACCGCGTGGGCGCCGTCGCCGACGACGCCGAGACCCTGCGCTCCACCATCGAGGACCAGCTCGTCCGCGCCGACCTCGTGGTCACCACGGGCGGCGTGAGCGTCGGGGCCTACGACGTCGTCAAGGAGGCGCTCTCCTCCGTCGGCGACGAGGACGAGCCCGGCAGCGGCGTCGACTTCCGCAAGCTCGCCATGCAGCCCGGCAAGCCGCAGGGCTTCGGCTCCATCGGCCCCGACCACACCCCGCTGCTGGCCCTGCCGGGCAACCCGGTGTCGTCGTACGTCTCCTTCGAACTGTTCGTCCGCCCCGCGATCCGCACCCTCATGGGCCTCGACGACGTCCACCGGCCGCGGACCAGGGCGACCCTGACCGCGGACAAGGCGCTGACCTCGCCCAAGGGACGCCGGCAGTTCCTGCGCGGTGCCTACGCCGACGGCTCGGTCGGCCCGGTCGGCGGCGCCGGCTCCCATCTGGTGGCCGCCCTCGCGCAGGCCAACGCGCTGATCGTCGTCCCGGAGGACGTGGAGTCCGTCGAGCCCGGGACCGAGGTCGAAGTGGTCCAGCTCGGCTGAGCACCCCTGGTTGGCGGTACCGTGTCGCGCACAACAGGCCGGACCGGGAGCGCCGCACAACCATGAGTACGCAGGACCGACTGACGCACATCGACGAAGCGGGGGCCGCCCGCATGGTCGATGTCTCCGGCAAGGACGTCACGGCACGCACCGCGCGTGCCAGTGGACGTGTTCTCGTGTCGCCCCGAGTGATCGAGCTGCTGCGCGGGGAGGGCGTCCCCAAGGGCGACGCGCTGGCCACCGCGCGGATCGCGGGCATCATGGGCGCCAAACGCACGCCGGATCTGATCCCGCTGTGCCACCCGTTGTCGGTGTCCGGTGTGAAACTGGACGTGTCGGTCGCGGACGACGCCGTGGAGATCCTGGCCACCGTGAAGACGACGGACCGCACGGGCGTCGAGATGGAGGCCCTCACCGCGGTGTCCGTCGCCGCGCTCACCGTGATCGACATGGTCAAGGCGGTCGACAAGGGAGCGGTCATCACGGACGTGCGGGTGGAGGAGAAGACGGGCGGCAAGTCGGGCGACTGGAGCCGGGCATGACGGCCGACGGGTCGATCGGCGGCGCGCTCCTCGCGCCCTACAGCGCCCTGGTCGTCACCGCCTCCAACCGGGCCGCCGCCGGGGTCTACGAGGACAAGGGCGGCCCGCTGATCGCCGATGGCCTCAAGGGCTTCGGCTTCGCCGTCGACGGCCCGCAGGTCGTGCCCGACGGTGACCCCGTGGAGGCCGCCCTGCGCGCCGGCGTCGAGGCCGGATACGACGTCGTCGTCACCACCGGCGGCACCGGCATCTCGCCCACCGACCGCACCCCCGAGGCCACCCGCGCGGTGATCGCCTACGAGGTGCCGGGCATCGCGGAGGCCATCCGGGCGTTCGGGCGGGAGAAGGTGCCGACCGCCGCGCTCTCCCGGGGCCTGGCCGGGGTGGCGGGACGCACCCTGATCGTCAACCTGCCGGGTTCCAGTGGCGGGGTGAAGGACGGACTGGCCGTTCTGGAGCCCCTGTTGATGCACGCCGTCGACCAGATCCGCGGCGGCGACCACCCGAGACCCGGCCACGGCAGTGGGGGTGCGAGCTGAACAGCCCATCCTGGCCCGTCGTACTGGCGGACGGCGATGTCGTCCTGAGGCCGATAAGAATGCGTGACCAGCGGCTGTGGCGTGAGGTCAACCGGCGCAACCGGGACTGGCTGCGCCCCTGGGAGGCGACCATTCCGCCGCCCACCCCGAGCGGGCCGATCGCGCACCGTCCGACCTACCGTCAGATGGTCCGCCACCTCAGGGCCGAGGCGAACGCGGGGCGGATGCTGCCGTTCGTCATCGAGTACCGGGGGCAGCTGGTCGGGCAGTTGACGGTCGCCGGAATCACCTGGGGCTCGATGTGCTCGGGCCATGTCGGCTACTGGGTGGACCAGTCGGTGGCCGGGCGCGGAGTGATGCCGACCGCTGTGGCGCTTGTCGTGGACCACTGTTTCCGCACGGTCGGCCTGCACCGCATCGAGGTCTGCATTCGCCCCGAGAACGGGCCCAGCCGTCGGGTCGTCGAGAAACTCGGATTCCGCGAGGAGGGACTGCGGCCGCGTTATCTCCACATCGACGGCGCCTGGCGCGACCATCTCGTGTTCGCGCTCACCGCGGAAGAGGTGCCCGACGGTTTGCTCCGACGCTGGCAGCGGGCACGCTCCAGGAGTACGC
Encoded proteins:
- the moaC gene encoding cyclic pyranopterin monophosphate synthase MoaC; the encoded protein is MSTQDRLTHIDEAGAARMVDVSGKDVTARTARASGRVLVSPRVIELLRGEGVPKGDALATARIAGIMGAKRTPDLIPLCHPLSVSGVKLDVSVADDAVEILATVKTTDRTGVEMEALTAVSVAALTVIDMVKAVDKGAVITDVRVEEKTGGKSGDWSRA
- a CDS encoding GNAT family N-acetyltransferase, with product MNSPSWPVVLADGDVVLRPIRMRDQRLWREVNRRNRDWLRPWEATIPPPTPSGPIAHRPTYRQMVRHLRAEANAGRMLPFVIEYRGQLVGQLTVAGITWGSMCSGHVGYWVDQSVAGRGVMPTAVALVVDHCFRTVGLHRIEVCIRPENGPSRRVVEKLGFREEGLRPRYLHIDGAWRDHLVFALTAEEVPDGLLRRWQRARSRSTPHDNPA
- a CDS encoding MogA/MoaB family molybdenum cofactor biosynthesis protein, translating into MTADGSIGGALLAPYSALVVTASNRAAAGVYEDKGGPLIADGLKGFGFAVDGPQVVPDGDPVEAALRAGVEAGYDVVVTTGGTGISPTDRTPEATRAVIAYEVPGIAEAIRAFGREKVPTAALSRGLAGVAGRTLIVNLPGSSGGVKDGLAVLEPLLMHAVDQIRGGDHPRPGHGSGGAS
- the glp gene encoding molybdotransferase-like divisome protein Glp, encoding MSSAASRPTDQDHLWSVDEHLEDILATVRPLEPIELQLLDAQGCVLVEDVTVPVSLPPFDNSSMDGYAVRVADVAGASEEFPAVLDVVGDVAAGEAELLQVGPGQAARIMTGAPLPPGAETVVPVEWTDGGLGEGPVTGMRARSLAPEGAEGQVHVYRPAEARAHVRAEGSDVRAGDRALDAGTVLGPPQIALLAAIGRGTVRVRPRPRVVVMSTGSELVQPDESLGTGQIYDSNSFALTAAARDAGAIAYRVGAVADDAETLRSTIEDQLVRADLVVTTGGVSVGAYDVVKEALSSVGDEDEPGSGVDFRKLAMQPGKPQGFGSIGPDHTPLLALPGNPVSSYVSFELFVRPAIRTLMGLDDVHRPRTRATLTADKALTSPKGRRQFLRGAYADGSVGPVGGAGSHLVAALAQANALIVVPEDVESVEPGTEVEVVQLG